One Synechococcus sp. JA-2-3B'a(2-13) genomic window carries:
- the csaB gene encoding polysaccharide pyruvyl transferase CsaB, translating into MKRPQVLICGYYGYGNAGDEALLVALLRELEQLPSPVQPVVLSRRPAETAATYGVLAYPRFNSLALRRCLQEAQAFIWGGGGLLQDRTSWRSPLYYLGVMGLAQRWGLRTVAWAQGIGPLQRGWIRALARRSLAGCTAISVRDGVASQWLQEWGIPHQVAPDPVWSLPSKTLPEWETWPQPRIAVVLRPHPQLTGACLEALSQGLQRLQASTGAYLLFVPFQLAPPGSPDLGPDYHLAQQLQQRLPHRSQVLEIRDPCLLKGVFRGVRLAITMRYHGLVMAAAEGCACFGLSYDPKVKTLLQELGMPGWDLQEMPTDPEALHQAWLACYSESLALSPAQADLWARQSAQHAQLLRQHLKWG; encoded by the coding sequence ATGAAACGGCCACAGGTTTTGATCTGTGGCTACTACGGCTACGGCAATGCCGGCGATGAGGCGTTGTTGGTGGCTCTCTTACGAGAGCTAGAGCAGTTGCCCAGCCCCGTACAGCCGGTGGTGCTCTCCCGTCGCCCTGCCGAAACGGCTGCCACCTATGGGGTGCTGGCCTATCCGCGCTTCAACAGTTTGGCTTTACGGCGCTGTCTCCAGGAGGCCCAGGCTTTCATCTGGGGTGGAGGTGGCCTGCTGCAGGATCGCACCAGTTGGCGCAGCCCTCTCTACTACCTGGGGGTGATGGGCCTAGCCCAGCGATGGGGGCTAAGAACCGTTGCCTGGGCCCAGGGGATCGGGCCGCTGCAGCGGGGGTGGATTCGCGCACTAGCCCGTCGCTCGTTGGCAGGTTGCACGGCCATCAGTGTGCGGGATGGGGTTGCCTCCCAATGGCTGCAAGAGTGGGGGATCCCTCACCAGGTGGCTCCGGATCCCGTCTGGAGTTTGCCGTCCAAAACCTTGCCGGAATGGGAAACGTGGCCTCAGCCCCGCATTGCTGTGGTCTTGCGTCCGCATCCGCAACTGACTGGAGCCTGTCTAGAAGCTTTGAGCCAGGGTTTACAGCGTCTCCAGGCTTCCACGGGGGCATACCTTCTCTTCGTGCCCTTTCAGCTGGCTCCTCCCGGATCCCCTGACCTTGGGCCAGACTACCACTTGGCTCAGCAGCTTCAGCAGCGCCTACCCCACCGTAGCCAAGTGCTGGAAATTCGGGATCCCTGTCTATTGAAAGGAGTCTTTCGGGGTGTCAGGCTGGCGATCACCATGCGCTACCACGGATTGGTGATGGCGGCGGCAGAGGGCTGCGCCTGTTTTGGTCTCAGCTACGATCCCAAGGTGAAAACGCTGCTCCAGGAATTGGGCATGCCTGGCTGGGATCTGCAGGAGATGCCCACCGATCCTGAAGCCTTACACCAAGCTTGGCTGGCCTGCTACTCAGAGAGCCTAGCTCTCAGCCCTGCCCAAGCTGACCTGTGGGCGAGGCAATCGGCTCAGCACGCTCAGTTGTTGAGACAGCACCTGAAGTGGGGTTGA
- a CDS encoding DUF4351 domain-containing protein → MAYDNVCKYLVEWFPESFARWLLGSPVSLAQLQPTELSTEPIRADSLILLRAQNLILHLEFQTDPDPDIPLRMADYCLRLFRRYPDQEVRQIVIYLRKTQSERVYQTSFQRGSLSHRFEVLRLWEQDPEVLSQYPGLLPLAVLADPENPEPRLRQVARAIAEIEDPKLRQEVKAATAVLAGLTWTPEEISRVLGGLAVRESTIYQMWRAEALKEGREEGLKQGLEQGLQQGLQQGLQQEAARLTLSQLRRKLGSLPEDLSETIRLLPTEQLEALAEALLDFQTLADLIQWLRESSSN, encoded by the coding sequence GTGGCCTACGATAACGTCTGCAAGTACTTGGTGGAATGGTTCCCCGAGTCCTTTGCCCGGTGGCTACTGGGATCCCCTGTTTCCTTGGCTCAGCTACAGCCGACGGAGCTGTCCACCGAGCCCATCCGAGCGGACTCTCTTATCCTGCTGCGGGCCCAAAACCTGATTTTGCATCTGGAGTTTCAAACCGATCCGGATCCCGACATTCCCTTGCGCATGGCCGACTACTGCCTGCGCCTGTTCCGTCGCTATCCCGACCAGGAGGTGCGGCAGATTGTCATCTACCTAAGAAAAACCCAGTCAGAACGGGTGTACCAGACTTCTTTTCAACGGGGATCCCTGTCCCATCGCTTTGAGGTCTTGCGCCTGTGGGAACAAGATCCGGAGGTGCTGTCTCAATATCCAGGACTCCTGCCTTTAGCCGTGTTGGCAGATCCGGAAAACCCGGAGCCGCGACTCCGCCAAGTGGCCAGAGCAATAGCAGAGATAGAGGATCCAAAGCTACGGCAAGAGGTGAAAGCGGCCACTGCTGTTTTGGCAGGATTAACATGGACGCCAGAGGAAATTAGCAGGGTACTGGGAGGTCTGGCTGTGCGGGAATCGACCATCTATCAGATGTGGCGAGCAGAAGCCCTCAAAGAAGGGCGAGAGGAGGGCCTGAAACAAGGTCTAGAGCAAGGTCTGCAACAGGGTCTGCAGCAAGGTCTGCAGCAAGAAGCAGCTCGACTGACTCTGAGTCAACTGCGGCGCAAGCTGGGATCTTTGCCGGAAGACCTGTCTGAAACCATCCGCCTCTTACCTACCGAGCAACTGGAGGCTTTGGCGGAAGCGCTGTTGGACTTCCAAACCCTGGCCGATTTGATCCAATGGCTCAGGGAGTCATCATCCAACTAG
- the psbU gene encoding photosystem II complex extrinsic protein PsbU, whose product MRWLLSILVRVVLVLCLCFAPLGIPVVARAAELPPVKHLDTPIDVNNTILRNYRQLPGFYPTLARILVKNAPYKSLEDMLQISGLTEQQKALIKANAENFVFGEYQEGANQLENRINQGYYG is encoded by the coding sequence ATGCGTTGGCTGCTGTCCATCTTGGTTCGTGTGGTGTTAGTGCTCTGTCTGTGCTTCGCTCCTTTGGGGATCCCTGTTGTGGCCAGGGCCGCAGAGCTTCCCCCGGTAAAGCACTTGGACACTCCGATTGACGTGAACAACACCATCTTGCGCAACTACCGCCAACTGCCCGGCTTCTATCCCACCCTGGCTCGCATCCTGGTGAAAAATGCCCCCTACAAGAGCCTGGAAGACATGTTGCAGATCTCAGGCCTGACAGAGCAGCAAAAGGCCTTGATCAAAGCCAACGCCGAGAACTTCGTGTTTGGCGAGTATCAGGAAGGGGCTAACCAACTGGAAAACCGCATCAACCAAGGGTACTACGGCTGA